A segment of the Lolium perenne isolate Kyuss_39 chromosome 3, Kyuss_2.0, whole genome shotgun sequence genome:
AAATCGTGACGTGTGAGCTCTAAACGTCAACAATTGTCCATAAATGAGCATCGAGGGAGGTGGACGGCCCGAACTATGGACTAGGAGAGGGGACGTCGCAAGAGTCGAAGGCCTAAGGCACTGGGACCCATATTTCTAATGGGACACAGTCACTGTTCGCATACATGTACCCGACCTGCAGCACTCGGACCCGCATGTCAAGTACCGACATGACCCTCCTCCGTGGGGCTGCCCGTTCCGATAGCCTTCCAGCATGCGAAGTGGACCAGACCTGTCAGTACCACCAACATGGGCTCCGCATGTCAGTTGCCATGCCAAAAAAATTGCACACGTGCGATCACAAGTGTCAGCATGCCGTCAATTCTAGACGTCTGGCCCCGCATGTCAAAGCTTGGTGGGCCCAGCATGTCAGAACTTGGTGGGCCCGACATGTCAGAACTTGGTGGCCCTAcataatatgtcgggcctacatgGGTCTTAGGTGCAATTCTCATTGGGCCCACATGTAGATGTGTCAATTCTGGATGCCTGGCCCGTATGTCAGAGCTTGGTGGGCCCGCATGACTGGTACCGATACGACCAGGTGTCTTTCGGCCAAATTGGGTGAGTAAAGGCCAAGGCTTATTTATTTGGTTCGAAACAAGCCTACAGAGGAGCCCAGCTTATATTTAAAGCTAGACTGGGGCCTGAACCAATTCGTAGAAAATTATATTCCGGCTCAGATCGATTACCCATAACGCTGCTCTAGTTTGCCTCATGAGCCCTTTTTTTATGGGCGAGATTATATAACTATAGTCCGCTATTGCTTCACCTTGGTACAGTGTACCTTGGTCCGGCATTGGTCCTCCTGGTTTCATTGAAAATGAGACAAATGTTACAAGCAGCGAGACCACCTCCCGATCTTAAGAAGTTAAGCTCTGTTTCGAACCTAAACGCGCGACTAGGCTAAAAAAGAATACCAACCAATTTCTCTTTTCAAGTATGCAATTTACCACTCTCTATGGCAATTTCATCGGAAAAAAACTTTTGAACTTTCAAATTTAGTTTTTTGGCTGGCCCAATGCAGTTAAGTGTTATCCAGGATAGCACCACATGGACAATAATCATACGTAAAACTATAAAAGTTACATGTTTTTTCTTTAAACTGACAAAATTACGTACGTACTTTCTATTGACACAAAGTGGATCTGATGATCACCACTAATAAATCTGAAAGTTTCACTTTAGTGCCGGTTTTGTGTCAGATTTATGAGAAATTTGCCGCAGTTGATTGTTGCCTCATCTAATAAAATGATCTTATCAGCGTAGCTGTTTTCACTACATGTTGCTTATCTTTTTCTTAATAAAACGATTTAAATTTCTCGCTTTTATTACTAACTAATGCATTGATTAGATTATGCAAATTACTTTCATGTTTCATGATTTCATAGATGATATGAAAAGTTCTATTATCCTTACGAAAATGGACAGCCGTGGCAACGCGCGCCATCATGGTCTAGTTGCTATGTATAGCAAATTTGGTTGAATGATGTAATTTATTTGGTTGAGTAATTTTATTTGATTGAATTGTTGTCTGCAAATATGAACTGTGTTGTGATAGAGATTTTTTTTGGCAAATAGAAGTATGTTACATTGAGGAATTTTTTTGCAAGTAACAAATATTTTGCATTTGAGCTGGTCATTTGGCGCCGCGCGCTATGGGCAGCGGGCCCTAAAACGGCGGCATCATCTGCCGGCGCCTCCAAAACGCTTGTGCTGTTGCTGTTTACGGGGTGCCGGTGACGATGCTCTCATCTTACGTATTAATCTGTTCGCGATGACAAAAACAAAAATTACACCGGAAGTGGTTTAACATGCAAGCAGCGGTTGGCACATGGATGCGCAAGAAGATATCATTGGGTTTACCAAGGGGGGAAATTGTGGCGAAATGCAAGAGGTGGCGGCACAAATGGTCTCGTCAGACACCATTTTACATCTCGCTCGATCACGAGACGCACCGTGGGTGGGTCGGCCCACACGCCACATTTTTTGCTTGTAGCATGGGAATAGAAGGCTAGCCGATTTAGCTTCGTCCAGTGGCGGAGCCAGCAGGGTGGAAGGGTGGGGCGGGCCCCACCCTAAGATTTGCCCAGCCCATATATCTTCTATATAAAatgagaattttttttaaaaaaagcccAGCTCAGTTAGGCCTGCCCCACCCTAACAAAATGGGCTAGATTCGCCACTGGCTTCCTCCACTGAGTAATGCAATGTGTGTATTTGtccaagaaagaaagaaaagaggaACGCTGTAGCGAGAGTACATCTTGAATCAGCTACTCGATCGTGTGTGTTCACTGTGTCCAGGGCGACTGTCTTGGTTCTGTCGTCGTTCTGGGCGAGAAATCCATGTACCCATTGAgtgacaacttatatcttgaatcagcTACTCGATCGCGTGTGTTGTCGTGTATTCCTTCAACTACTGTGTTTTGCAAACTTCAAGTCTGATTGTGGATTTTTTGGACGTTTTCCAAGAAAATTTGCATATGAAGTCATGCATAAATAAACGCCGGGATGAACTGAATGAATAAAAGGTGGAGTATGTCACATCAAAATGCCACACATGCAGACAATCCTTCTCCACAAACTGCGAAGAAGAAAAACTGACGCTTATATATGGTCATCACATCATTGATTAAGGAGCTGCGAATGGGCACAGCACATGATTAGCACAGTGTGACAACTGCAAATATATACATAGTCGATCGAGGTTGCTTATCACTCGTGGATCATTCAGCCTAGCTAAAAAGTAGTAAACATCGACCGAAGAATTGGCCGAACAAGCATTGCATGCAGCTGTTAGAACAATCAATTCCCTTACTTAGGCGCGCTGAGGCAGGGTGGGCACGAGCACGAGCGGCGTCTTGCGGTGGAAGGTCAGCCCGGCGCCTGTCTCCTCCATGCTTATGTCCTCCACCTCCGTCCCCTCCGGCAGCGCCCAGTCGAAACCGCACAGCAGGTTGGCCAGCGTGAACTCCACGTTCATCAGCGCCATGGCGATGCCCGGGCAGATACGCCTGCCGGCGCCGAACGGGAGCAGCTCGAAGTGTGCACCGTGCAGGTCCACCTCGCCGTGGCTCTCTCCGGCCTCGAACCTGTCCGGGTCGAACTCCTCCGCGCCCTCGCCCCAGCTCGCCGGATCCCTCCCGATGGCCCACACGTTCACGGCCACCCTCGTCCTCGCCGGCACGTCGTAGCCGCCGATCTTGACGTGCTGCATCGTCTCCCGCGGCAGCAGCAGCGTCGCCGGCGGGTACAGCCGCAGCGTCTCCTTCACCACCATCTTGAGGTAGCTCAGCTTGGACAtatcttccggctgcacccagttGTTGCCTCGCGCCGCCACCCTGATCTCCTCCTGCACCTTCTTCAGCACCCGCGGGTTTCGGATCAGCTCCGACATAGCCCACAGGATCGTCACTGAGGTCGTGTTCACGCCTCCCACGAACGTGTCCTGCATTCAGTTAGAGACAATTTGATTTTATATATCTTAATAATTAATGTAATGCGGAGAAAGAGCTCTGTTAACATGCACGTACCATGAGGATCGCCTTCACATTGTCCCTGGTGAAGGCCGGGTGCTCCTTGGAGAGGTTGATGAGGACGTCGACGAGGTCGCTGCCCTCCCTCTCGCTATTGGGCTCCAGGTGCTGCTCGATGACCACCTCCAAGAAAGTGTCGATAGCTGCAAAGCTCCGATCGCGGCTGGCGGCGAGGCCGGTAAGGCGGTCGACCAGGCGGCCGACCGCGTTTGGGAAGAAGTCCTCCGCCGAGAAGCTCGCCTGCAGCTCCAACGCCTCGCCGAGCACGCGATGGAACATCTCTGCACCGTAGACGTTGCCAAACGCCACGGTGCAGATGATGCCGTTGACGAGGCCGTAGATGCGCTCGCCGAGGGCCACCGGCGTGTTGGGGGTCAAGCCGGCCATCAGCTTCTCCACCTGCGCCTGGCGCGCGCCCCACGCGGCCTTGACGCGGCGCATGCTGACGAACTCCGTGACGAAGAGTTTGCGCATCTCGCGCCACTGCTCGCCGTAGGGGGCGAACGCCACGTCCCTGAACCCGTAGGACAGCAGCTTCGGCCCCGGGCCCGCCGGCCTGCTGCAGCAGTCGGCGTCGCGCGTCCGGAGCACCTCGCGCGCCGACGACGCCGACGACACGACGAGAATGCGTGTCGCGCCGAGGCGGAGCAGCATGACGGGGCCGTGCTGCCGAGCGAGATCCCGCAGGTTCCGGTGCGGGAGCGGGCCTAGCTGGTGCAGGTTCCCGAGCATCGGCAGCCCTACGGGTCCTGGAGCAAGCTTGCCTTTGCTGCCCCTCCTCGCTAGCAGAAGCAGAGAGGCcaagatgggcagcaggagcaggaggaggatcTGCGTGGAGAAGAAACACATCTTGTTTTCTGCTTGGTGAGGATGTGGTGACGATGTGCTTTGCTGTTGGACTGACGAAGAAGAAAATGGGGAGGAGGAAGGACGGCGGCGCAAGACAGGGAAGAGTGGGACTAGCGTTCGGAGGGCACTGGCTCCGGTGTCTTAAAGGAGGGAGCGAGCTCGGGAGGCCGCTCGATGCAGGGTTGGAGAACGTGTCGATCTCCATTGCCAGATACGGGAGAAGCAGACGGGGCTAACGGGGAAGACGAAGACGGAGTTTACCCGAATGGGTACCGGCGGAAAATTGTTGAGTGAATAGCCAAAATGCCACACACGAAACCAAAAGTTCCAAAATACCACTATTCGGCGCGTTTTGTCTGGGCGGGTTTTTACCCGATCCGTTTGCCTTTTCAGTGTTCAATGTTCGTTGTTCTTTTCTTTTCGTTTCTTTTTTTCCTCTGCGGGTTCAACTCCGGTGAGTCCTCTCATCCACGAAGAGGGACAGAGGAACAGGGGCGCGAGGAAGTGGTCGACTGGCCgtcgttagggcatctccagcggcgcgacacatttcggacgtccaaacggacgcgtcgtgtccgtttgcgtcaggCCAAATGGTCGAAAGTGTTcgggtgtccgtttgcgtcgggggtgacTCCAACAGcacgacgcataatttttttttcattcatacgccataatttacatgataataAAAAAGACATAAAAAAGCCAGAAAGGGGTGCTAAAATAGGCGCTGTCTACtggtcgtcgttgctgacgaggtcaatcagctgcggcgtcggccatggaagctcgtacgccagcggtggaggaggtaccgccacacgggcaggaggctgtggccagggatcccacgctggagcagcaggcggagcgcggactcgcggagctggattgcgagcccgtcccacaaagcgagctcgttgagctcgtcctgctcgctgttggccagtgccatggcaatggcctcctcctctgaAATGTTCgacggctgggtctccggatcccacgtcggtccaccgtcgtcgtggtcgtactgcAGCATGGTCACGTCGTCGCCCTCGTCCGCGTCCTcgtggtcgttctcttcttcttcggcggcgatcttgcgctcaaagtagtctacgtcggcgaggtaggcagcgcggcgccgcgcgtcgaactcccacatcccgaaggaaatccagttgtaggagtttagcgggtacgccggatcctcccgcagatccggcggcaagaccgcgcggcggcgccgcacctcgtcccgccgctctcggccctcgcgcggcacgggggggggggggggggggagggggaccggcacgcgccgcgagttcaggtaccagcccctcccggcaagttcgcgtccggccatggtaccggctggttttcctcccatagctgccgagcgaggtcaacgcggacgtaccggccgacccgtgctttcttgccggaacgcgagtcgctagcctcctggtcgttcttcgtcttccggaatggccaacatttcttccccatggcgtcggtgtGGTGGCTACTGTGGGATTTTGCCAATGGTTTTGGTCGGGAAAATGGGCGccggcagcgtccctttaaggctccgacgccatctcgccttcaatggcctgtcagtgcaacgcctactagctgcgcacgctcgcggaagccgaggcacgccattaacgcggcccctgcaaaggctgcagcgcgccgcccagaagtaataccgcggaagacgaagcagttgtgccgctgccaggcgggcccgcgcgaggaccgagcggacactttgcgcgacgAGAGtctgcggagacgcaaacctggcgcatatttgggccaggtttgcgtctccacggacggcccggtcactttgcgtcgccccgctggaacaggccccagacgcatttccggtcacggcggacacaaacggtcgctcagcgtctgtttgcgtcacgccgctggagatgccgttagagcatctccactcgttggcgctccccacgcccaaatccggacgaaacaaccgccggattggacgaaattaagtcgtggggagtaccgtatttccagtcgtccacccggagttcggcggacatagtttaaattcaaacaaagcgtcgtcccgcgctacaagtacggccagttgatcggcaaaaggagcaaaaggatcagccacagatcggcgatcggagggaaattacacggaaacaggctcatcggcagtcccggccggcatggcggtgtccgacggaccagtttcctcacacgccgtggccgaagcggctgcggcAGCCGACGACGAAGCAGCGGCAGTGGACAtcgaagcagccgcagtcgacgaggtagatggtgaggaagccgaggtaggagccggcagagacgacgaaggactggccggagtggctcggaggatgtcgctgcggtggccctggtaccaattccttgtctcctcgtccatcagttccatgttgccgccgcccatcgggaacgctaagtctgtgttcctcttcttcgccgccgccgtcgtcttcagcagggcgatccggacgccttggttggcgagcatctcccaccacctgccgtcgaacttgtcattcctcccgtcggcgtgtgacctcaagtcggcccagcacttgtcgatcgacgcctgcatcctgtcggcgggattgcccgtctttttgagctctttgagcttcttctggccgagttcagggtgcccttccgccgcgcaagccgccggagcgtcggggttgtactgctcggtcttgctcttcgagagggtcgtgcgggtttccttccacttctcgcagttctcgaggcgggcgtagacgttcaggaacttgaactgcaggcCGGTGTCATCCGTgtacattgatggcgtgtaactcacacgttcgttgggaaccccaagaggaaggtatgatgcgcacagcagcaagttttccctcagaaagaaaccaaggtttatcgaaccaggaggagccaagaagcacgttgaaggttgatggcggcgggatgtagtgcggcgcaacaccagggattccggcgccaacgtggaacctgcacaacacaaccaaagtactttgccccaacgaaacagtgaggttgtcaatcttaccggcttgctgtaacaaaggattaaccgtattgtgtggaagatgattgtttgcagaaaacagtagaacaagtattgcagtagattgtatttcagtaaagagaattggaccggggtccacagttcactagaggtgtctctcccataagataaacagcatgttgggtgaacaaattacagttgggcaattgacaaataaagagggcatgaccatgcacatacatatcatgatgagtatagtgagattcaattgggcattacgacaaagtacatagaccgccatccaactgcatctatgcctaaaaagtccaccttcaggttatcatctgaaccccctccagtattaagttgcaaagcaacagataattgcattaagtatggtgcgtaatgtaatcaacaactacatccttagacatagcatcaatgttttatccctagtggcaacagcacaacacaaccttagaactttcacactgtcctgtgtgtcaatgctgcatgaacccactatcgagcataagtactccctcttggagttacaagcatctacttggccagagcatctactagtaacggaaagcatgcaagatcataaacaacacgtagatataactttgataatcaacataacaagtattctgtattcatcggatcccaacaaacgcaacatatagaattacagatagatgatcttgatcatgttaggcagctcacaagatccgacaatgatagcacaatggggagaagacaaccatctagctactgctatggacccatagtccaggggtagactactcacacatcacaccggaggcgaccatggcggcgtagagtcctccgggagatgattcccctctccggcagggtgccgaaggcgatctcctggatcccccgagatgggatcggcgttggcggcgtctccggaaggttttccgtatcgtggctctcgatgcgggggtttcgtcacggaggctttaagtaggcggaagggcaagtcgggagggggcacaggggccccaggatgacaggcggcgcggccaaggggggccgcgccgccctagggtttgggctccctcgtggccccacttcgtttcgtcttcggacttacggaagcttcgtggaaaaataggcccccgggcgttgatttcgtccaattccgagaatatttccttactaggatttctgaaaccaaaaacaagaaa
Coding sequences within it:
- the LOC127340064 gene encoding 4-hydroxyphenylacetaldehyde oxime monooxygenase; protein product: MCFFSTQILLLLLLPILASLLLLARRGSKGKLAPGPVGLPMLGNLHQLGPLPHRNLRDLARQHGPVMLLRLGATRILVVSSASSAREVLRTRDADCCSRPAGPGPKLLSYGFRDVAFAPYGEQWREMRKLFVTEFVSMRRVKAAWGARQAQVEKLMAGLTPNTPVALGERIYGLVNGIICTVAFGNVYGAEMFHRVLGEALELQASFSAEDFFPNAVGRLVDRLTGLAASRDRSFAAIDTFLEVVIEQHLEPNSEREGSDLVDVLINLSKEHPAFTRDNVKAILMDTFVGGVNTTSVTILWAMSELIRNPRVLKKVQEEIRVAARGNNWVQPEDMSKLSYLKMVVKETLRLYPPATLLLPRETMQHVKIGGYDVPARTRVAVNVWAIGRDPASWGEGAEEFDPDRFEAGESHGEVDLHGAHFELLPFGAGRRICPGIAMALMNVEFTLANLLCGFDWALPEGTEVEDISMEETGAGLTFHRKTPLVLVPTLPQRA